In one window of Nesterenkonia sandarakina DNA:
- the rpsB gene encoding 30S ribosomal protein S2, with translation MPVVTMRQLLDSGVHFGHQTRRWNPKMKRFIFTERNGIYIVDLQQSLTYIDTAYEFVKQTVAHGGSVLFVGTKKQGQEAIAEQATRVGQPYVNHRWLGGMLTNFQTVSKRVQRMKELEEIDFDDVAGSGHTKKELLLMRRELTKLQSNLGGIRNLTKTPSAVWIVDTNKEHLAVDEAKKLGIPVIAILDTNCDPDDVQYPIPGNDDAIRSVDLLTRVIADAVADGLMARENKRGGGSGAAAEPMAEWERELLEQHATEKSAEAEKSEQAAEPAKAEQSTEAPAAESTESTDASAEEAK, from the coding sequence ATGCCTGTCGTCACCATGCGCCAGCTGCTCGACTCCGGTGTCCACTTCGGTCACCAGACTCGCCGCTGGAACCCGAAGATGAAGCGCTTCATCTTCACCGAGCGCAACGGCATCTACATCGTTGACCTCCAGCAGTCCCTGACCTACATCGACACTGCCTACGAGTTCGTCAAGCAGACCGTCGCCCACGGCGGCTCCGTCCTCTTCGTCGGCACCAAGAAGCAGGGCCAGGAAGCCATCGCCGAGCAGGCCACCCGCGTCGGCCAGCCCTACGTCAACCATCGTTGGCTCGGCGGCATGCTGACCAACTTCCAGACGGTCTCCAAGCGCGTGCAGCGCATGAAGGAGCTCGAGGAGATCGACTTCGACGACGTCGCAGGCTCCGGTCACACCAAGAAGGAACTGCTGCTGATGCGCCGCGAGCTCACCAAGCTGCAGTCGAACCTCGGTGGTATCCGCAACCTGACCAAGACCCCCTCTGCGGTCTGGATCGTCGACACCAACAAGGAGCACCTGGCGGTCGATGAGGCCAAGAAGCTGGGCATCCCCGTGATCGCCATCCTCGACACCAACTGCGACCCCGATGACGTCCAGTACCCGATCCCGGGCAACGACGACGCCATCCGGTCCGTGGACCTGCTGACCCGCGTGATCGCCGACGCCGTGGCCGATGGCCTCATGGCTCGCGAGAACAAGCGCGGCGGCGGCTCCGGCGCGGCTGCCGAGCCGATGGCCGAGTGGGAGCGCGAGCTGCTCGAGCAGCACGCCACCGAGAAGTCCGCCGAGGCTGAGAAGTCGGAGCAGGCTGCAGAGCCCGCCAAGGCTGAGCAGTCCACCGAGGCTCCCGCCGCTGAGTCCACCGAGTCCACCGACGCTTCGGCTGAAGAAGCCAAGTAA
- a CDS encoding M23 family metallopeptidase: MRNAPITRAAPARSQLIQARRDAPVSTAGVQLSRSTAFSPTVAGIRRGPSRCTLQRVRGDRGSPVVEAGCMDASGCRFGRLRAATLGLTLLLVLGVLTPASAGSLLLGIDPTELDAPSATRALWVPPVSAGELRPFTRPPSPWGAGHRGADLGPLETSVSIRAPAEGEVSFVGVVVDRPVLSIRHGDGYLSSFEPVESSLQVGDRVSTGDPVATLAVSPSHCATPCLHWGVRLYGEYINPLLLTGDLEPSVLLPLDDR; the protein is encoded by the coding sequence ATGAGAAACGCCCCGATCACTCGGGCAGCTCCTGCGCGTAGTCAGCTGATCCAGGCACGCCGAGACGCGCCAGTGTCAACTGCTGGGGTTCAGCTTAGCCGCTCGACGGCGTTTTCCCCAACCGTCGCAGGGATCCGCCGGGGGCCCTCACGCTGCACACTTCAGCGCGTTCGCGGGGATCGGGGTTCGCCGGTGGTCGAGGCTGGATGCATGGACGCGAGCGGGTGCAGATTCGGACGGCTCAGGGCAGCAACGCTGGGTCTCACGCTGCTGCTTGTTCTGGGGGTGTTGACTCCCGCCTCAGCCGGATCGCTGCTGCTGGGAATCGACCCTACGGAGCTCGACGCGCCATCAGCGACACGGGCGCTTTGGGTCCCTCCGGTGTCCGCAGGTGAGCTGCGGCCTTTCACCAGACCGCCCTCCCCCTGGGGTGCAGGTCACCGAGGAGCAGATTTGGGTCCGCTGGAGACCTCGGTGAGCATCCGCGCACCTGCCGAGGGTGAGGTCAGCTTCGTCGGCGTCGTCGTGGACCGGCCCGTGCTCTCCATCCGCCACGGCGACGGCTACCTCAGCTCCTTCGAACCTGTGGAGAGCAGCCTTCAGGTCGGCGATCGGGTCAGCACCGGGGATCCGGTGGCAACGCTGGCGGTCAGTCCGAGCCATTGCGCCACACCCTGCCTGCATTGGGGTGTGCGGCTCTACGGGGAGTACATCAACCCACTGCTGCTCACCGGTGATCTGGAACCCTCGGTATTGCTGCCACTGGACGACCGGTGA
- a CDS encoding phosphatidate cytidylyltransferase, translating into MSGKAGRDLPAAIITGVVLLVPALLGIFFFELLLIFVWTILLSMGVWEVARALETRVAPNGHHLRLPKIPLFLGAVAMPTAAYFGGVEALTLALMATGLAIIVAAALWKVRDPGRSILASVFVASWVPFMMSFAVLLLNLDQGDWRLVVVVLLVVSNDTFGYIFGVFFGKHPMAPKISPKKSWEGFAGSLLGASGVGVLASWLIFDEPLYVGAVLAVAVVVASTAGDFSESMVKRELGIKDMSRLLPGHGGVMDRLDSLVFAMPTAFFVVVAFSGDTGGVPLGL; encoded by the coding sequence ATGTCAGGCAAAGCTGGGAGGGACCTGCCCGCAGCCATCATCACCGGTGTCGTCCTGCTGGTCCCGGCACTCCTGGGGATCTTCTTCTTCGAGCTGCTGCTGATCTTCGTCTGGACCATCCTGCTCTCCATGGGGGTCTGGGAGGTGGCCCGCGCCCTCGAGACCAGGGTGGCACCCAACGGACACCATCTGCGGCTGCCGAAGATTCCGCTGTTCCTCGGCGCCGTGGCGATGCCCACCGCCGCCTACTTCGGCGGGGTGGAGGCGCTGACGCTGGCGCTGATGGCCACCGGGCTGGCGATCATCGTCGCCGCGGCGCTCTGGAAGGTGCGCGACCCCGGTCGTTCCATCCTGGCCTCGGTGTTCGTGGCCAGCTGGGTGCCGTTCATGATGTCCTTCGCGGTGCTGCTGCTCAACCTTGACCAGGGTGACTGGCGGCTCGTCGTCGTCGTGCTGCTGGTGGTCTCCAACGACACCTTCGGCTACATCTTCGGGGTCTTCTTCGGGAAGCACCCGATGGCGCCGAAGATCAGCCCGAAGAAGTCCTGGGAGGGCTTCGCGGGCTCGCTGCTCGGGGCCTCCGGCGTCGGGGTGCTGGCCTCCTGGCTGATCTTCGATGAGCCGCTCTACGTCGGGGCGGTGCTCGCGGTGGCCGTGGTGGTCGCCTCCACCGCCGGGGACTTCTCCGAGTCGATGGTCAAACGCGAACTCGGCATCAAGGACATGTCGCGGCTGCTTCCAGGTCACGGCGGAGTGATGGATCGCCTGGACTCGCTGGTCTTCGCAATGCCCACCGCGTTCTTCGTGGTCGTGGCGTTCAGCGGGGATACCGGTGGTGTTCCACTAGGCTTATGA
- a CDS encoding DUF485 domain-containing protein, translated as MTQVDAPNAGPVDYQEVQAREDFQELRRTHRSFVFPMTAFFLIWYIAFVLVAAFFPDVMAIPVWGNINLGLVLGLAQFLTTFVITGLYVWFSNSKMDPKSSALRTELEARGAGLPEEDKH; from the coding sequence ATGACACAGGTCGATGCCCCCAATGCGGGGCCTGTTGACTACCAGGAGGTGCAGGCGCGCGAAGACTTCCAGGAGCTTCGCAGGACGCATCGGAGCTTCGTCTTCCCGATGACCGCGTTTTTCCTGATCTGGTACATCGCATTCGTGCTGGTCGCCGCGTTCTTCCCCGACGTGATGGCGATCCCGGTCTGGGGGAACATCAACCTCGGCCTGGTGCTCGGACTCGCGCAGTTCCTCACCACGTTCGTGATCACCGGTCTCTACGTCTGGTTCAGCAACTCGAAGATGGACCCCAAATCCTCGGCGCTGCGCACCGAGCTCGAAGCCCGGGGCGCGGGCCTTCCTGAGGAGGACAAGCACTGA
- the pyrH gene encoding UMP kinase, whose product MTTETPTHRRRVLLKLSGEVFGGGAVGVDPATVRGIAEQIAAVKGQVEVSVVVGGGNFFRGAELSRAGMDRARADYIGMLGTVMNALALQDFLEQAGQPTRVQTAITMGQVAESYIPLRAVRHMEKDRVVVFGAGAGMPYFSTDTVCAQRALETRSDMVLMAKSGVDGIYTADPKTTPDAQKLDHLTYTDALRKNIRVMDQTAMTMCNDNDLNMRVFGMEGEGNVTRALLGEEIGTLVTP is encoded by the coding sequence ATGACCACAGAGACCCCGACCCACCGCCGCCGTGTGCTCCTGAAGCTCTCCGGAGAGGTCTTCGGCGGAGGTGCAGTGGGAGTGGATCCGGCCACGGTGCGCGGGATCGCTGAGCAGATCGCCGCCGTCAAGGGTCAGGTGGAAGTCTCCGTCGTCGTCGGCGGCGGCAACTTCTTCCGCGGCGCCGAGCTCTCCCGCGCCGGCATGGACCGGGCCCGCGCCGACTACATCGGCATGCTGGGCACCGTGATGAACGCCCTGGCGCTGCAGGACTTCCTGGAGCAGGCCGGGCAGCCCACCCGCGTGCAGACCGCCATCACCATGGGTCAGGTCGCTGAGTCCTACATCCCGCTGCGCGCCGTGCGCCACATGGAGAAGGACCGGGTCGTCGTCTTCGGCGCCGGCGCAGGCATGCCCTACTTCTCCACCGACACCGTCTGTGCCCAGCGCGCGCTGGAGACCCGTTCAGACATGGTGCTGATGGCCAAGTCCGGTGTGGACGGGATCTACACGGCGGACCCGAAGACCACCCCCGACGCGCAGAAGCTGGATCACCTCACCTACACCGACGCGCTGCGCAAGAACATCCGCGTGATGGACCAGACCGCGATGACCATGTGCAATGACAACGACCTGAACATGCGGGTCTTCGGCATGGAGGGCGAGGGCAACGTCACCCGCGCCCTGCTCGGCGAGGAGATCGGCACGCTGGTCACCCCCTGA
- the frr gene encoding ribosome recycling factor — translation MIDETLADAKEQFERAIEATSVDFSTVRTGRANPALYSRVLVDYYGAATPLQQLAAFSTPDAKTILITPYDISAMRDIERALSDSEIGANPSNDGKQIRITIPDLTEERRKEYVKLIKSKGEDHKVSVRNTRRKSKEIIEKAIKDGEVGKDDGERGTKELESLTKSYVEKIDEMSKRKEAELLEV, via the coding sequence GTGATTGATGAGACCCTGGCAGATGCCAAGGAGCAGTTCGAGCGAGCCATCGAGGCCACCTCGGTCGACTTCAGCACCGTGCGCACCGGCCGCGCCAACCCGGCGCTGTACTCCCGGGTGCTGGTGGACTACTACGGCGCCGCCACCCCGCTGCAGCAGCTGGCAGCCTTCTCCACCCCGGACGCCAAGACCATCCTGATCACCCCCTATGACATCTCAGCGATGCGCGACATCGAGCGGGCGCTGTCTGACTCTGAGATCGGGGCCAACCCCTCCAACGACGGCAAGCAGATCCGGATCACGATCCCGGACCTCACCGAGGAGCGCCGCAAGGAGTACGTCAAGCTGATCAAGTCCAAGGGCGAGGACCACAAGGTCTCGGTGCGCAACACCCGGCGCAAGTCCAAGGAGATCATCGAGAAGGCCATCAAGGACGGCGAGGTCGGCAAGGACGATGGCGAGCGCGGCACCAAGGAGCTCGAAAGCCTCACCAAGTCCTATGTGGAGAAGATCGATGAGATGAGCAAGCGCAAGGAAGCTGAGCTGCTCGAGGTCTGA
- the tsf gene encoding translation elongation factor Ts, whose protein sequence is MANYTAADIKALRERTGAGMMDVKKALDETDGDTEKALEAIRIRGLKGAAKREGRSAVEGLVTAKVVNRTKGFLIEINAETDFVAKSAKFVALADKVLETAVAHDVDTVEALLEADVEGKKLVDFVTEEGAILGEKVVVRRLATVEGSFVDAYLHKTSKDLPAQVGVLFAVDADSDQAKEAAHDIAVHAAALSPQFLTRDEVPAETVADERRIAEETARAENKPEQAMTKIIEGRTNAYFKDNVLVDQPFAKDPKKTVTQVLESAGTSAKGLARFRVGA, encoded by the coding sequence ATGGCGAACTACACCGCTGCAGACATCAAGGCCCTGCGTGAGCGCACCGGCGCCGGCATGATGGACGTGAAGAAGGCTCTGGATGAGACCGACGGCGATACCGAGAAGGCCCTCGAGGCCATCCGGATCCGCGGACTCAAGGGTGCTGCCAAGCGCGAAGGCCGCTCCGCCGTGGAGGGCCTGGTCACCGCCAAGGTCGTCAACCGCACCAAGGGCTTCCTGATCGAGATCAACGCCGAGACCGACTTCGTGGCCAAGTCCGCGAAGTTCGTCGCGCTGGCCGACAAGGTCCTCGAGACCGCCGTCGCCCACGACGTGGACACCGTGGAGGCGCTCCTGGAGGCCGACGTCGAGGGCAAGAAGCTCGTCGACTTCGTCACCGAAGAGGGCGCGATCCTCGGCGAGAAGGTCGTCGTGCGTCGTCTTGCCACGGTCGAGGGCTCCTTCGTGGACGCCTACCTGCACAAGACCTCCAAGGACCTTCCGGCTCAGGTCGGCGTGCTCTTCGCCGTCGACGCCGACTCGGACCAGGCCAAGGAAGCTGCCCACGACATCGCGGTGCACGCCGCCGCGCTGTCCCCGCAGTTCCTGACCCGCGACGAGGTCCCCGCGGAGACCGTGGCCGATGAGCGCCGCATCGCCGAGGAGACCGCACGGGCCGAGAACAAGCCCGAGCAGGCGATGACCAAGATCATCGAGGGACGCACCAACGCGTACTTCAAGGACAACGTGCTGGTCGACCAGCCGTTCGCCAAGGACCCGAAGAAGACCGTCACCCAGGTCCTCGAGTCCGCCGGCACGTCCGCGAAGGGTCTGGCTCGCTTCCGCGTCGGAGCCTGA
- a CDS encoding glycosyltransferase family 4 protein gives MKLFFDCRYTRTQVHDGISRFTASLVEAAAERADVTMLISDPEQLNLLPELPHLQISAPTSAREPWVSRQINPHRPDVVFSPMQTMGGRGRNYPLILTVHDLIYYAHRTPPPDLPALVRLGWRAYHLSYLPQRLVLNQADAVATVSETTRGLIRGHALTRRPVELISNAPPTVEQPRDASADPTRELIYMGSFMGYKNVESVIAGLNRLPGYTLHLCSPIQPAQEAALRALADDPDQLVFHHGISDAEYRVLLRRASALVSLSQAEGYGLPVVEAMAHGTPCVLSELPIFTEIGGAAVADSGVQVVPGRDPDAFAKAVRRLEQPAVFSRASGAARARSLQFSWAESAASLVTLGERLAGHGRAGGG, from the coding sequence CTGAAGCTCTTCTTCGACTGCCGGTACACCCGGACCCAGGTCCACGACGGCATCTCCAGGTTCACCGCCTCCCTGGTGGAGGCGGCCGCCGAGCGGGCCGATGTCACGATGCTGATCAGCGATCCGGAGCAGCTGAACCTGCTGCCGGAGCTGCCGCATCTGCAGATCTCCGCGCCGACCTCGGCCCGCGAGCCCTGGGTCAGCCGGCAGATCAACCCGCACCGTCCCGATGTGGTGTTCTCCCCGATGCAGACCATGGGCGGCCGGGGCCGGAACTACCCGTTGATCCTCACGGTGCACGACCTCATCTACTACGCCCATCGCACGCCGCCCCCGGATCTTCCCGCCCTGGTGCGGCTGGGGTGGCGGGCCTATCACCTGTCCTACCTGCCGCAGCGGCTGGTGCTCAACCAGGCCGACGCCGTGGCGACGGTCTCCGAGACCACGCGCGGGCTGATCCGGGGCCATGCGCTGACCCGCCGCCCGGTGGAGCTGATCTCCAATGCCCCGCCCACCGTGGAGCAGCCTCGAGACGCCTCCGCCGATCCGACCCGTGAACTCATCTATATGGGCTCCTTCATGGGCTATAAGAACGTCGAATCCGTGATCGCGGGCCTGAACCGGCTCCCCGGATATACCCTGCACCTGTGCAGCCCGATCCAGCCCGCTCAAGAAGCTGCGCTCCGGGCGCTCGCAGATGACCCCGACCAGCTGGTCTTTCACCACGGGATCTCCGACGCCGAGTACCGAGTCCTGCTTCGACGGGCCAGCGCCCTGGTCTCACTGTCCCAGGCCGAGGGCTATGGACTGCCGGTGGTGGAAGCCATGGCCCACGGAACGCCCTGCGTGCTCTCCGAGCTTCCGATCTTCACTGAGATCGGGGGAGCCGCGGTAGCCGATTCCGGTGTCCAGGTGGTTCCTGGTCGGGATCCGGACGCCTTCGCCAAGGCGGTGCGCAGACTTGAGCAGCCCGCGGTGTTCAGCCGCGCGTCCGGCGCCGCGCGTGCCCGCAGCCTCCAGTTCTCCTGGGCCGAGTCGGCGGCATCCCTGGTCACGCTGGGGGAGCGCCTGGCCGGGCACGGCCGCGCGGGCGGAGGCTGA
- a CDS encoding solute symporter family protein: MNSLINATSSEAAGLPLATAAAEAGSDVGSPLANIAIFLVFVGVTLFFVIRASKNTSTAADYYAGGRSFSGTQNGTAIAGDYLSAASFLGIVGAIAIYGYDGFLYSIGFLVAWLIALLLVAELMRNTGKFTMADVLSFRLRQQPVRIAAAISTLAVCLFYLLAQMAGAGALVSLLLGIDSGVGQSLIIAVVGALMIFYVFIGGMKGTTWVQIIKATLLIAGSAVMTIWVLALYGFNFSELLGGAVENTGEAALLEPGLQYGADLFTKLDFMSLGIALVLGTAALPHVLIRFYTVPTAKDARKSVVVAIALIGAFYLFTLVLGYGAAALLDTETILAAPGGQNSAAPLLAYELGGTLLLGFIAAVAFATILAVVAGLTITASASFAHDVYAQVIKKGKIDSAGEVKAAKMTVIVVGILAILGGIGAQGQNVAFLVALAFAVAASANLPTILYSLFWKRFTTRGALWSMYGGLGSALLLIAFSPVVWGRDTSFFPEVDLALYPLTNPGLVSIPLAFLLGWIGSMTSKVAEDPAKQAEMEIRSLTGVGAEKAVEH; this comes from the coding sequence ATGAACTCCCTGATCAACGCAACCAGCTCCGAGGCGGCCGGGCTGCCGCTGGCCACCGCGGCCGCCGAGGCCGGCTCCGACGTGGGCAGTCCCCTGGCGAACATCGCGATCTTCCTGGTCTTCGTCGGCGTCACGCTGTTCTTCGTGATCCGCGCATCGAAGAACACCAGCACCGCCGCCGACTACTACGCCGGCGGACGCTCCTTCTCAGGCACCCAGAACGGCACGGCGATCGCCGGGGACTACCTCTCCGCGGCCTCCTTCCTCGGCATCGTGGGCGCCATCGCGATCTACGGATACGACGGCTTCCTCTACTCCATAGGCTTCCTCGTGGCCTGGCTGATCGCCCTGCTGCTGGTCGCCGAGCTGATGCGCAACACCGGCAAGTTCACGATGGCCGACGTGCTCAGCTTCCGTCTGCGCCAGCAGCCGGTCCGGATCGCTGCGGCGATCTCCACCCTGGCGGTCTGCCTCTTCTACCTGCTGGCCCAGATGGCCGGCGCCGGCGCGCTGGTCTCGCTGCTGCTGGGCATCGACAGCGGGGTCGGCCAGTCACTGATCATCGCCGTGGTCGGCGCGCTGATGATCTTCTACGTCTTCATCGGCGGCATGAAGGGCACCACCTGGGTGCAGATCATCAAGGCCACCCTGCTGATCGCGGGCTCCGCGGTGATGACCATCTGGGTCCTGGCCCTCTACGGCTTCAACTTCTCCGAGCTGCTCGGCGGCGCGGTGGAGAACACCGGCGAGGCTGCTCTGCTCGAACCGGGCCTGCAGTACGGCGCCGACCTGTTCACCAAGCTGGACTTCATGTCCCTGGGCATCGCCCTGGTGCTGGGCACCGCCGCCCTGCCGCACGTGCTGATCCGCTTCTACACGGTGCCCACCGCCAAGGACGCACGCAAGTCTGTGGTGGTCGCCATCGCCCTGATCGGCGCGTTCTACCTGTTCACCCTGGTGCTGGGCTACGGCGCAGCAGCCCTGCTGGACACCGAGACGATCCTGGCGGCCCCGGGCGGTCAGAACTCAGCGGCACCGCTGCTGGCCTACGAACTCGGCGGAACCCTCCTGCTGGGCTTCATCGCCGCCGTCGCCTTCGCCACCATCCTCGCGGTGGTCGCCGGGCTGACCATCACGGCCTCGGCCTCCTTCGCCCACGACGTCTACGCCCAGGTCATCAAGAAGGGCAAGATCGACTCCGCCGGTGAGGTCAAGGCCGCGAAGATGACCGTGATCGTGGTCGGGATCCTCGCGATCCTCGGCGGGATCGGGGCACAGGGTCAGAACGTGGCGTTCCTGGTGGCGCTGGCCTTCGCGGTGGCCGCCTCGGCGAACCTGCCGACCATCCTGTACTCGCTGTTCTGGAAGCGCTTCACCACCCGTGGCGCGCTGTGGTCGATGTATGGCGGGCTGGGATCGGCGCTGCTGCTCATCGCGTTCTCCCCCGTGGTCTGGGGCCGGGACACCTCCTTCTTCCCCGAGGTGGATCTGGCGCTGTACCCGCTGACCAACCCCGGGCTGGTCTCGATCCCGCTGGCCTTCCTGCTGGGCTGGATCGGCTCGATGACCTCGAAGGTGGCGGAGGACCCGGCCAAGCAGGCCGAGATGGAGATCCGGTCCCTGACCGGCGTGGGAGCAGAGAAGGCCGTGGAACACTGA
- a CDS encoding DivIVA domain-containing protein, which translates to MAQNETALFTLLNEGEQGYHRDEVDEFMARARVAYDSGEGMALAEIRDVSFSMTGGGYDPAEVDGALDRLEDAFAGAERDKYIDAHGEDAWYEMLAERAEPLRGRLSRPDGKRFREPAHSSSNGYRKEQVDELCRQLEQYLDGENPMSVDEVRTMTFSGAHGHNGYDEAQVDAFLDKMTEIMASVG; encoded by the coding sequence ATGGCGCAGAACGAGACGGCACTTTTCACGCTCCTCAACGAGGGCGAGCAGGGTTATCACCGCGACGAGGTGGATGAATTCATGGCACGCGCCCGCGTGGCCTATGACTCCGGCGAGGGCATGGCGCTGGCCGAGATCCGTGACGTGAGCTTCTCGATGACCGGCGGCGGCTATGACCCCGCAGAGGTCGACGGCGCGCTGGACCGGCTCGAGGACGCGTTCGCCGGCGCCGAGCGGGACAAGTACATCGATGCCCATGGCGAGGACGCCTGGTATGAGATGCTCGCCGAACGCGCCGAGCCGCTGCGCGGACGGCTCTCCCGCCCGGACGGCAAACGCTTCCGAGAACCGGCGCACTCCTCCTCCAACGGCTACCGCAAGGAACAGGTCGACGAACTCTGCCGCCAGCTCGAGCAGTACCTCGACGGGGAGAACCCGATGAGCGTGGACGAGGTCCGCACCATGACCTTCTCCGGGGCCCACGGCCACAACGGCTACGACGAGGCCCAGGTGGACGCATTCCTGGACAAGATGACCGAGATCATGGCCTCCGTCGGCTGA
- a CDS encoding FUSC family protein — translation MARRHQETTPEHPQRDTEQHPGHGSAPERRSRDIRSLLQRPEFITDVLQILKTVIAGTGAWWVSTEVLESELAFLAPWTAILTVHATVHRSLTRGVQTTIASTLGVGLSFLIGHFLGVSLWTFALALLVGITAARVSWIRDEGIAIATTAIFVLGSGFDDQQPLLDDRIIEVAVGVAAGLVVNLLILPPLRDKQAGRYVDSINERMGGVLISISEEFSDSWDTDKAEAWFQETESMTAELNSAWTVVRFARESRRVNPRARQGRETLQTSSWNAAEASYEEILERADEGVSHLRHLARTLREASYTEGEWDHQFRERWAQIVGDAGRSIADPDAEVASLHENLSSLSAEMSQNQGLPRDTWPLYGSLISSVRHIVIVVDDVASARRAREGTSENPVVSG, via the coding sequence GTGGCCCGCCGCCACCAGGAGACGACGCCGGAACATCCGCAGCGAGACACCGAGCAGCACCCGGGCCACGGATCGGCCCCGGAGAGACGCAGCCGTGACATCCGAAGCCTGCTTCAACGTCCCGAGTTCATCACCGACGTGCTGCAGATCCTCAAGACCGTGATCGCCGGCACGGGCGCGTGGTGGGTCTCGACCGAGGTGTTGGAGTCTGAACTGGCGTTCCTCGCCCCCTGGACGGCGATCCTCACCGTGCACGCCACGGTGCACCGCTCGCTCACCCGCGGAGTCCAGACCACCATCGCCTCGACCCTCGGGGTGGGCCTGTCCTTCCTGATCGGACACTTCCTCGGGGTCAGCCTGTGGACCTTCGCGCTGGCACTGCTCGTGGGGATCACCGCGGCCCGGGTCTCCTGGATCCGAGATGAGGGCATCGCGATCGCCACCACCGCGATCTTCGTGCTGGGCAGCGGCTTCGACGATCAGCAGCCGCTCCTGGATGATCGCATCATCGAGGTTGCCGTCGGGGTGGCCGCGGGGCTTGTGGTCAACCTGCTGATCCTGCCGCCGCTTCGGGACAAACAGGCCGGGCGTTATGTGGACAGCATCAATGAGCGGATGGGCGGGGTCCTGATCAGCATCTCCGAGGAGTTCTCCGACTCCTGGGACACCGACAAGGCCGAGGCGTGGTTCCAGGAGACCGAATCGATGACGGCGGAGCTGAACTCCGCCTGGACCGTGGTGCGCTTCGCCCGTGAATCCCGCCGCGTCAATCCACGCGCCCGGCAGGGCCGGGAGACCCTGCAGACCAGCAGCTGGAACGCCGCTGAGGCGAGCTATGAGGAGATCCTGGAACGCGCTGACGAGGGTGTCTCACACCTGCGCCATCTGGCACGGACCCTGCGTGAGGCCAGCTACACCGAGGGCGAGTGGGACCACCAGTTCCGTGAACGCTGGGCACAGATCGTCGGCGACGCCGGGCGCTCCATCGCCGACCCGGACGCCGAGGTCGCCTCGCTGCACGAGAACCTGAGCTCGCTCTCGGCAGAGATGTCGCAGAACCAAGGCCTGCCGAGAGACACCTGGCCGCTCTACGGGTCCCTGATCTCCAGCGTGCGCCATATCGTGATCGTCGTGGACGACGTCGCCTCGGCACGCAGGGCCCGGGAGGGAACCTCCGAGAACCCTGTGGTCTCCGGCTGA